A window of the Bacteroides thetaiotaomicron VPI-5482 genome harbors these coding sequences:
- a CDS encoding dihydroorotase — translation MKRILIKNAVIVNEGRKVPGSVVIEGEKIAEILVDGQEAAMPCDETIDASGCYLLPGAIDEHVHFRDPGLTHKADITTESHAAAAGGVTSIMDMPNTNPQTTTLEALNDKLALLAEKSSVNFSCYFGATNNNYPLFSQLDKNRVCGVKLFMGSSTGNMLVDRMASLRNIFGGTDLLIAAHCEDQGIIKENTDKYKKEYGDDVPLALHPVIRSEEACYRSSALAVQLARETNARLHIMHISTAKELSLFSKAPLAEKRITAEACVSHLIFTEEDYQTLGARIKCNPAIKTAEDRKALQEAVNSGLIDAIATDHAPHSLSEKEGGALKVMSGMPTIQFSLVSMLELADKGAFSIEKVVEKMSHAPAQMYEIRNRGFIRKGYQADLVLVRPDSEWTVTTDCILSKCKWSPLEGHTFHWKVEKTFVNGHLLYNNGTIDENYRGQELRFR, via the coding sequence ATGAAACGTATACTGATAAAAAACGCCGTAATTGTCAACGAAGGAAGAAAAGTTCCGGGATCTGTTGTTATTGAAGGTGAGAAGATTGCTGAGATCTTAGTTGACGGACAAGAGGCTGCCATGCCTTGTGACGAAACGATTGACGCATCCGGCTGTTATCTTTTGCCGGGGGCTATTGACGAGCACGTACATTTCCGCGATCCGGGGCTGACTCATAAAGCAGATATCACAACGGAAAGCCATGCCGCGGCAGCCGGAGGAGTTACCTCGATTATGGATATGCCGAACACAAATCCTCAGACCACAACTTTGGAGGCACTGAATGACAAACTGGCTTTGCTGGCGGAAAAATCATCTGTCAACTTCTCCTGTTATTTCGGAGCGACTAACAATAATTATCCGTTATTCAGTCAGCTGGACAAAAACCGGGTATGTGGAGTGAAGTTATTTATGGGTTCCAGTACGGGAAATATGCTGGTAGACCGGATGGCAAGTCTGCGCAACATCTTTGGAGGTACGGATTTACTGATTGCAGCACACTGTGAAGATCAGGGAATCATCAAAGAGAATACGGATAAATATAAAAAAGAATATGGTGACGATGTACCTTTGGCACTTCATCCGGTCATCCGCTCGGAAGAGGCTTGCTACCGTTCTTCCGCTTTGGCGGTACAATTGGCACGCGAGACCAATGCGCGTCTGCATATTATGCATATTTCTACTGCCAAAGAACTGAGTTTATTCTCCAAAGCACCTTTGGCAGAGAAGCGTATTACCGCCGAAGCGTGTGTGTCTCATCTAATTTTTACCGAAGAAGATTATCAGACCTTAGGAGCGCGCATCAAATGTAATCCTGCCATCAAAACGGCAGAAGACCGGAAGGCTTTGCAGGAGGCAGTCAACAGCGGTCTGATCGACGCTATTGCGACCGACCATGCTCCGCACTCCTTGAGCGAAAAAGAAGGGGGCGCATTAAAAGTCATGTCCGGCATGCCGACCATACAATTCTCTTTGGTCAGTATGCTCGAATTGGCAGACAAGGGTGCTTTCAGCATCGAAAAGGTAGTAGAGAAGATGTCCCATGCCCCTGCACAAATGTACGAGATACGCAATCGCGGATTTATCCGGAAAGGATATCAAGCGGATCTGGTTCTGGTTCGCCCCGACAGTGAGTGGACTGTTACCACAGACTGCATCCTGAGCAAATGTAAATGGAGCCCGCTGGAAGGTCATACTTTCCACTGGAAGGTAGAAAAAACATTTGTGAACGGTCATCTGTTATATAACAACGGAACCATTGACGAGAATTATCGTGGACAGGAGTTAAGATTCAGATAA